Sequence from the Amaranthus tricolor cultivar Red isolate AtriRed21 chromosome 1, ASM2621246v1, whole genome shotgun sequence genome:
CTTTATAGATTAGAAATTGTAcataaaatcaataataaggatcaatcgaaaacatctttattattatataaaaaataaaattacatatatatgcTTCACAAATAATCTTGTTTACACGCGAGTATTTAACATTGGGAGGAAATGTTGTATTTATCGTTGATttcaattaattaacaaaaaaatatttttcttccaATTATTAACTAAACTTTATGAAGTTCACCTGATATAATCGACTAAAACTAAAATTCTAATGTTGGACTTTTGCTAATATTTAATGATAATCAGAGTGATCACCGAAAGCATAATCATATTTAGATCAATAATGACATATTGCATTTCATTATTTATAATCCAAAATGATTATAGaattttttaacaaataattaattatctcATAAATTCGTATGCTTCAACAGTtcaaactaatcataaattattatagaattatatttatatacagcTATTTCTGTCTCATTGAGAttatactattattttcaaaaaaaattataatataaatttacgTAATATTACAATCTCAAATCAATAGAAAAGTATGCTTAACAAAATATACAAAGTGATTATTCCTTTGTCCAATTCATTTTGCATCTATTATTTGAGTAAAACATTCTGATATCGTAATTCGAAATGATAAGGGCGGGAATAAGGTTTCTGGACCAAGTGCATGCACTACTTGAACTTGAAAATAACGTTTGGTGAATAAAAGAACAATATCTTGCTCCTTCAAAAGATTATGTGCTTTGGGAATGTAAACGTATCATGTGAATATGCAGTTTATCCCTGTTACTACTTGGATCTTTTTGTCTCTCCATTGCCTACTTCCAAACTTCCACTATATTTGCACTTGAAAATTAGTGAACAAATcaacaaaagcaaaaaaaaaatatactgtGGTAGAAGAAATATATAGATGAAATGAAATATAAGTTAACAAGTAGataaaagttaacaaaaaaaagtgAGTTATAGCCAAAAAATAGATTTTCAGCAAATTTAGTGGGACAGActgaaaaacaaaatatagaaaatttCGTGAGATAGTGTgagtaatttgttgcatttattttatttaaattattgcaAAAACTTAAAAGATAACTTTAGGACAAATTAGGTTTTATTATGTTAAACATTGTGACTCACAAGTGTATTATCATTCATTAGcgatataaaaaatttaaatatttgattattggtTGTTGTTTTAGCTAGCTTGTTTCACACATTGATGCTAGCTTTGGCTTTTTGTTAATGGTTAATTAAACCAATTATTAAGTTAGTTCttaataaaactatttggttaaagtttattttttttttttttgaagatcaCCTGTCAATTAAACTAGATCAAGCTCCGCCAAGGTATAAAAACCTTGGGGAAAAGGTTCTACACAAATTCTTACCTGGTTAACACCCGTGTCCCATTTAGCAACCTCATGGGTTAGGGAGTTCCCTGATCTACGAACATGAGTACATAAAAAAATCTAGAAATTGACACTTGAGAATAGATAAAACATCATAGAAGAGAAAGAGTGGTGTAAGGCCCATCCGAGAATTAGTAATTGCTTATACCACATTTATGGAGTCACCTTCTAAATGAGCATAATGAACACCTAAACGAAAGGTCACATGTAATCCGAACTGAGCAGCAGCCGCTTCACACGTATCCACGTTCCAGTAGCTCTCAATTTTGCGTGTTCCAGTAGCAATGACTCTTCCTTCACTGTTTCGAAGCACCACACCCAACCCTCTACATGCACCTTCCTTGACCATAGCATAAAAGTTAATCTTCACCCAACCATCTATAAGGAGGTTCCTTTTTGGACTCGAAGGAATGCCGGGGGATTTGCTTGCATAAACCTTCTTAGCATACGACTCATACTTTCACATACTTAAGAGAGGCAGTTTGTACCGGATCCACATTAGAGTTCTCAAGACAATGTCGATTTCTCACTAGCCACACAACCCATAGAGATGCACAGATGATCGCCATTTTCTCTTTAAAAGCATGCTCAATAACCCAACGCAAAAACCCCTTGCTGGAGACACGGGGAGCAGATGCGATGAGAGAGGTAGCAGGATTATTAGACCAAATGGGGACATTCTTTGGACATTCAACTAGAGCATGATGGAAATCTTCCACAACAACATTACAACGGGAGCATTCAAGGGAGTCAACACAATGTCGGTGATGTCGTAGAGAGTTAAAACATAGGCTTCCTTTCCCTAATATCCAGAGATAGTGTTGGGCCTTAGGAGGAATATTGAGTTTTCAAATCGCCCTCTAAAAAACATGATCATCGTTCCCCACGTTACCAAGCAAGCTTGGATTATTCCCCATAAGACCAAGATAATACCCAGACTTTACTCGATATTGACCATCCGAGCTTGGCCACCAAAACAGAATGTCAACAGAGGGATCAGAGTGAAGTGGGATAGATAGAATAGCGGCTACAATAGCGGGATCAAAAAGGTTGTTCAGAACATTAATATTCCAGCACATGTCACCTAGGTTAATGAGATCACAAACTCTAAGTGAAGAGTCGATAGAGGGGCAGGCAACGGGAGATATATACCCATCATTTCTTGGAATCCACACATCGTTCCACACATTAATCAAGGCACCATTACAACGTCTCCAAGCTAACCCTTCCGTTAACAAAGATTTTGACCCCCATAGGCTTCTCCATGTGTAGCTTGGGTCATAACCCCTATGAGCGTTAAGGATATCAATGTGCTTGAAATATAGGGCTTTGAGAAGCTTGGCCAGGAGAGGATTAGCATCAGTATAAATTCTCCATACTTGTTTAGCAAGCAACGCCGTATTAAAGGTATTGAGGTCTTAAAACCCCATGTCGTCTTTCGCCTTTGGATAGCACGTATTAGACCAGTTGTGCCAATGCGTACTCCTTCTATCTCCAAACGAACCCCACTAGAATCGAGCCATGATTGAGTGAATGTCAGTAATTAAGCTATCTGGGAGACGAAAAATACTCATCATATAAGTAGGGATAGCTTGGATCACCGCTTTGAGCAGGACTTCTTTACCCGGTTGAGACATGAACTTTCCTTTCCACGCATGGAGCTTCTTGCTAACTATATCTTTCAGCATCAAGAAATTTTCTTTCTTCAATCGCCCAACGATTGTGGGGAGGCCCAGATATTTGGAATGCTTATCAACCTCTTTCACTCCCAAATGCATAATAATATCTTGTCTAACAGATGCCGGGACACCTTTACTAAAAGAGATCTCTgatttgttataattgaaatgcTGACCAAAAGCTCTTTCATATCTGCTGATAATACTAGCAACATCCAAGCATTCCTCCAGAGAAGCTTTAgcgaacaaaatactatttcaAGACCATCGCTTGTATGCGACTGTATAGCCTAGCTCACAAATTTTTTTACATACTTACTTTAAGCCTTAATACACTCACTTTGAAGTCTTAAAATgaatatttcaagacttaaaaaccATACTCTAAATCTTAATCTTTCTTctccaaaaatttaattttattttttatttatttacttcaaTCATCAAAACATTTATTTCAAGGCTTAAAATTCGTACTCTAAAGCTTAAAGCTTAAAAAGTCATATTGAATAAATTCATCTTTTTTCACATaggattaaaataattactcaaaaacttcaaatatatattttatttatggtcTGAAATGtgaattttaagctttaaaatgacaactataaaattatttaataaaatttatttatttatttattttcttgattAGTGTTCACACATGCGGCCGTCGCATGGTAAAACTACTGCCAATGAGCAACTGAGCACAGGTCAGACAAACTTGTAGTATTAGGCATGGGCACGAACCGTTCATGATCCAACCCCTCCCAACTTGCCTACTGCCACGAGCGCACTTCTAAATTCTTCTGGGGGTCATTATGAATGATGTAACCACCAACATTTTTCGCTACAAAAAATCtcctaaaattttcaaatttcaatatatgaataaaaaatgCAAAGTCTACTTCTAAGGAAGTCTCCATTATGATGATTATGTGAGAATCGGAGTTACCTAGTTAGTGATACTGGTAAATTCTGTTAATCCCAACAGTATCATAATCTTCTTCTACAATTCCAATGATTTCTTGTAGCTATTCCTTAACTTCTGGGTTGAATTTCACTTCATTTAATCATTCAAGATTGACCCTTCAATTATTTCATCCTAATTCAAGATGGGTATTCACTAATTTTGCTCCTCGTTATTGGAAACAAATTGGGTCTTTTCAGTGTAGACTTTCATGTATTTGTTGTCAGGCTACTCAGGTAaccttaaatttaatgtttttttttttgtatatgttatgtTCGTTGACTTTGAATTGTACGATATGCACTTATGCAGTTAAAGTTTGTAGTTTAACGTTGTGCTTGTCTAAATTTGATGGAAATGGTTGAAAGAGAATTATATTCAGTTATTGAGCCTTTTAGTTGATTGGTTTAATGAAATTTGGTGTTTCATTACACTATCTAGGTAATTCAATTTTGTATACTTTATTAATCAAATCCTTTTGCTGATTGGTAGGAATAATCTGATGGGTCATGAGGTTCTAAGTGTCAagtcaaccaaaagtttaagctatgTTGTTAgagcatataatatatcctagAGCCTCAACCATTaccttaagtttttggttgagtttacTCCTTGACATGATATTAGAGCCAGCGTGATAAAAGGTCAcaagtttgaatctcaaccacccctcatttaaagtgaaatatttagcgtTAGGTATGAGAAGGGGTTGTCTTGCATACACACTTTTAGCCTAAAAGGCTCTCGCGTGCGCGGACGTGTTAGAgtaaaagtgaaatatttagcacTAGGTATGAGAAGGGTTTGTCATACATACACACTTTTAACCTAAAAGGCTCTCGCGTGAGCggacgtgttagagtatataatatcctggagcctcaaccatcagcttaagcttttggttgagctgGTTCCATGTCATATGTATGGTTGAGACCTTGTCACACGAGAGCCTTTGACTAAAAGTGTGAATGCTACACAAATCCGCTTCATATGTGGCGATATGTTTTCGAAACATGACATGCTACCTTGCGAGTTGAGACTAAGGCACACACAAAAGTTTACAGCTTTACATGCTTTTCTTTCTGCAGTTTGTTGTGTAGTGCCTTTGTTTGAATATGATGGAAGAAACTGAAAGAGAATTAGGCTAAGTCACTAAACTCTTTTAGTTTTTTGGTAACTTGTAATTGTCTGTTTAGATTAGAATTTTGTTTAGGTAGTGGCGGATATGGACATTATATTAAGTGGTTTCAATAAGTCATAGTCAAAGTAAACAAAGTTAATGTCGTATAGCCAAAAATTTTGCAATTAGTATcaccatttaattttattatttatgttcaATTGCCATAAACAAATAGGATGAATATATAAATCTTAAAAGTGTTAAATAGTTCTTTTTTCGACCAAGAAACTTAAATTAGTCATAGCCTATTTAATATCTATACTCATTCAAGAGGGTATAATGCAATAGCATTATAgtaattttccttaattgctATTTTTACTCATTCAAGAGGGTAATGCTATTGCAAAATCTTAGAAGGACTAGCAGATGCAGATCATCCTTTATCTGCCTGAAAATGGAGTAGTTTGTACTTTGTAGTTTACGGGGCTGTAGGATTtatatcatcatttttcttGCAAATTGCAATTGCTGCTGTCAGCCTTGAAGAAGTTAAGGTTTTTGATCAATATATATGTGATTTAGTATTCTTATAGAACAGTCGAGTAAGAGTATCCTAATTGTCTCAATTTTCTGCTTGATTGAACCTTTCTGAATTCTGGGTTAAGTACTTTCCTCCTGACTTTACCATCTTTGAGCAGACATTTAAGATCAGTGGTTTTCTGCTTCAGAGAGAGGCAGACAGCTTGTCCGCGCCATCTTGGGTAGTAGCTGACACATTTGGTTTTAAAAATTTCTGTCACAGATAGAGACGTTGCAGAAAAGGAGGTGCTCGCCTTTACTTGAACATGAGTTACTATACAACTGTGTGCTGTTGGGCTCTAGCGAATGGACAGCCGTTCCCGACATTTGGAGAACAGCTGCCGAAAAATATGGTGATCAAACTGCTTTGGTAGACCCATATCATGAACCTTCCTTAAAGCTCACTTATAAAGAGGTAAATTTCTTACACTaaatttttgtttctttataaTATTTGGGGCCTTGTTGTTTTGCgtgttttcttttattgatttatCTGAACGCATTGCAGCTTGAACAACAGATTATGAATTTCTCTGAAGGCTTAAGAGTTGTCGGAGTAACCCCAGCTGAAAAGGTTGCACTTTTTGCTGATAATTCATGCCGTTGGTTGATTGCTGACCAAGGTATGCATCATTCACCCTTCGTCCGTTCTTTTGAATTTCTGGTGCATCCTAGTGatttgttcttttttgtttcACCATCTCGAGTTTATGATTAGTTGCTTATGCACATATTTTTTGCTGAAAGAAGGATAAAACTTCACAAGTTATCTGAGTACCACCTTTTCGAGAACAGCATCTACGTCTATCTTTTACGTTTTAGCATTATTATACTGCAGAATAAATTTGTGGAAACTGAAGATTGAATGCACGTGTGAATAATAAGCTTCCTGAATTTTGCAAGTTAATCATTCTAAGGATGAGTGCGTGCATTTCGTTTATGATTTGTGAAATGCGTGTTAGTATTTATGAAACATCTACTGGATGGTGTTCTTGTTTCTGAATACATATTGATGACTTTACTTGCATGTAAGAGTTAAGAATTTATTTATCtctttagaaatttttttatttttgtattggTAGACTGCGTGGATTATGGTGAAAGTTCATCATTTCTCTTGGTATCCGCTCTTTCAAACAGTTCATATGATGATTAATAAAATTGATGGTATTGGGTCATATTATTTCTTCTTTCTTACCCAAATATATGGGTCGCTCTATGTTATAGGTACTATGGCAATGGGCGCTATCAATGTCGTTAGGGGCTCAAGGTCATCCAAAGAAGAACTATTGCATATCTACAATCATTCCGAAAGGTTaatgaaacaatttttttttaagagacTATGAAATTATGTTTCTTAATtcatcatcattgtcatcataaTACCCATTATATCCCGCGCTCATTGAAGCTATGGTAAGGAACTAAGGGTCTAGGAAGGTTGGCAAGACGGCAGACCATACCCTTATCATTTCCCAGATGTTTTGTATCTTGACAAACTACTCCTTTCTCTGCAGTGTTGCGCTCCTTGTAGATAATCCTCAGATGTTTAATGGGATGGCGGACCTGTTCATTTCCCAGGcaacaattaaattcattatatTGCTCTGGGGAGATAAATCAGACTTGAAGGAAGGAGTGTCTGATAGAATATCAGTTTTCAGCTACAGCGAGATCATAGCAATGGGAAAAGAAAGTCGCAAAAAACTGGCTGATTCTTATGATGCTAGTAAGGCAGGATTCTCtcatgaatttttttatttactgtTGCTTATTAGAACAGAACGGAAAAAATAAGGGAACTTTCTGATACTTGTTTGCTATTTGTAAACAATCTTAGGCTCAATTAGTATGCTTGCTTTGATTTCAGGGAAACAGTACCTTTATGAGCCCATAAACTCTGATGATGTTGCCACATTGATGTATACTAGTGGTACCACGGGAAACCCAAAGGGAGTAATGCTTACACACCAGAATCTTCTGCACCAGGTATGTCCCCCAATCTcttcatcttttttattttttttatttttattttgattcggACGTAGGCTAGAGAATCTCTACAAGTAAGAGGGAGAAGGAAATAATCCTTGATCCTTCTTGTAGTTGGTGGCATAGTGCAAGATCAAGGTCGTACTGTATCTTATCGACCGTATAGTTAAGGTTTTCAAATTTACCGAACTAGTATTTTtcgcattgtaaaggtgtaaaaaacttgtgttttaaGTCATTCCAATTGATATTAATGGATTAGGCCGATATTTGGCGGTATTGGAACCACATCATCCccgttaccgcatttttgcactatggctgTGAGAATCGAACCCTTTCACCCTAGGGAAAGCCCTCAACACCCATGATTCTCTTGTTATTGCTTATGGGGTGGTGATTGTTGGGAGGGAACAGTGAACACTTATCCGGTTATCGTAGAGCTTGAAGTTTGCTATCATAGGTTGAATTTTTACATTTCAAATTTTACCAATTGTTTTCTTTAGGCCGCTTGAATCTCTATGCAATATAAACCAGTTTGTCTTCATATACTTTACAGCACATAATTTGAAATAACACTAGGAAAATGCCGCTGGCTGGTTGATTGACCTCACTAATTCAGTTGTAGTTGTCACATGACAAGAGACAGTTCATAGATTAGAACAATATCATTATGAATTCGTGAAGcgtttttaagtgattttagATGGTGCCTAGTCGTCGttgtcttcgtcatcatcatcatcatacccaatatccCGCTTGTTCATATGTATATATCGTCTATCCAGTGTGGACAAAGTTTTGTCGGCATCTTGTATTGCCTCTGCACGAGCCTTCAATCTCCACTGTTTCAGGGTTGATTGTGTATTCCTTATTCTTTGAATGCCTAACTGCACGAAGATGTATTACGCATATGAATTCGAAATGGTCCACTCATGTTTATGTTAGTGCACTTAATCTCATAATGAATAGGTTCGGTAATCTTATATTTATGTCTGTAAAACCCTTTTCATCAGTTTCTAGACGAGGAGGATCTCTCTGTCTTAACTATCTTCACAATTGTCTAATAAATGCTGTATGTTGTACCTGTTGATTTAGATCAAGAATTTGAAGGACGTTGTACCTGTAAAATCTGGTGATAAATTTCTGAGCATGCTGCCACCCTGGCATGCTTATGAACGGGCAGCTGAGTATTTCATTTTTTCATATGGGATACAACAAGTGTACACAACTGTGAAGAACCTAAAGGTATTTAATTGGACGATATCAAAATTTCACCTATTATGTTACACTGATAATCTGATCAAGATATTGAGATCTCATTGAGTACCTTTTATTCAATTTATGATGACAGGAGGATTTGAAGAAATATCAACCCGATTACCTCATTTCCGTTCCGTTGGTATTTGAAACTCTCTACAGGTTAGTTGTCTATTTGTCTTTATGGACTATGTTCCATTGATTTTTTCAGCTGTAGAATGGCAATATTTAGCTTTGATTAGAATTGTCACGTCACACTgaatttgtattaatatttGTAGTAGTCTTTTATATTATATGTAGAGGTATTCATTCAGGTTATCGGGTCAATTTCGAGTCAGGTTTTCGGGTCGGTTCAAAATTGGGTCTGGGTTTTGTGTCTgtattgatttttcaattattttaaattcattttgaagtagGGTCAAGTCAGGTTCGGTTCCaaggtcgggtaaatatcgGATCATcggatctgttttgaacaccttttGTTATATGTATCTGTTCTTAAAATATTTGCACTCTTTTGTCTTGTAGTGCGATTCAGAAGCAGATTGCTGCAAACCCTGTTGTTCGAAAGACTATTGCAGTTGCATTCCTAAAAATTAGTTTGATATACATGGATTTCAAGAGGATTTACGAGGTTTGCTATTTCAGCATATCCTAGCTGTCTTatacaattttcattttatttatgcgTAAATGATATctgcataaaaaaaaattttctttaagcATATGCAAGGGCCTTATCCACTAGCAACGAATTCAAATGTGTTTTATAGGCCTGATTAAGTAGAAGTTTGGAGTTGTTCAAACATCAATATAAAGattgtgtttttattttaatttgtggaTGATCGAAGAAGTTCTAGAACTTTTAGAGAAATATGCTTCACCATATCAGGTGTTAAGCTTTTGTCTGATCATATGACACCAATTATATTGTTTAATTTGAGCCTTTCATGTAGGGAAAACATCTTACCAGGAACCAGCAGGAACCGTCTTTCCTGGTTGCATTTGTTGATTGGTTGTGGGCAAGAGTAGCTGCATCAGTTTTGTGGCCGATTCATGTTTTAGCCAAGCTGCTGCTGTATCGTAAAATCCAGTCTGCTATTGGGATATCAAAGGTGCGTCCattcttaaatttttcttttcagttGGTCCATTTGTTATGCTATTTATACGAAATTGCAGATGATGTGTTCTACCAAGGATCTCTTTGCTTTCACTAACAAGGGTACGGTTGCAGACATCCGACCCCCTCGAACccgcctaggtgggagccacttaatggcatctGGGGTATAGAAATATTGTACTTTGCAAATGGATCCCTGAAACAAATTGATATAATCTGGTTCATTGAGCTCTACAGGCAGGTATAAGTGGAGGTGGAAGTCTACCCGTGTATGTTGACAAATTCTTCGAGGTATTATACTTACTCATTATAGCTTTGTAGATCCTTAGTTCTATGCAAGCACATCAAACTTGCTCTCGTAAATTTGCAGGCAATCGATATAGTAGTGCAGAATGGGTATGGTCTGACCGAGTCGTCTCCTGTTGTTGCTGTTAGAAGACCGGCCTATAATGTTAGTTCCTCAATTCATTGGCTACCTTTCTCTTTTGATAGCTACATTACATTTGATACatatttatcattcattctcTTGCATATGTTTTGCTCTTGAAGGTTTTAGGATCTGCTGGTCATCCACTTAAGCTTACAGAAATTAAAATCGTAGACGCTGATACTGATGACGTTTTATCTCCTGGTTCAAAAGGCATCGTCAAAGTAAGAGGACCTCAAGTGATGAAAGGCTATTTCAAGGTATTACATTAGCATGTTACGGACAGTATCAATGTCGTGATTGTGCGTTCATCGCAGAGGGGTCTTTGAGGGTGTGCGAGGTGATTGACTTCACAGGGCCCCTTTTTTCCCgtatatgaaaaaattaatcaaaaaaagaaatatgttaagtttattaataaataaataaataaatatatatatatatatatatatatatatatatatatatatatatatataattactatAAATAAGGCGCAAAATTAAAGTTTTGCACGGGGCCCCCTAAATTTTCAAGTATTTGGTTTATCTTCATTCGTTCTATGTCTTGGCAGAATCCATCAGCTACAAGGCAAGTTTTGGACGGTGAAGGCTGGCTGAATACCGGGGATTTAGGCTGGATAGCACCTTATCATTCAGCAGGGAGAAGTCGTCTTTGCGGAGGTGTTCTTGTTCTCGATGGACGAGCCAAAGATACTATAGTTCTTTTGACAGGTAAGTCTGATCAAATGCGTTTCCCTTTCGTgtgattaatttataaataaattatgataatcaaATTTAGTGTTTCGCATCAAGTTTTTGTACCGTTTTGGTATGGCCGTATGGGGTGTATTTTCGCATTTTGCACTTCAATGCTCGTACAGATTGATTGCATTTGCTCAAGTGTATCTAGATCTAGTTATAAGCTTCTATTTGTCTGTGAATTCTTCACTGATTAGGGGAAAATGTTGAGCCGTCGGTGATTGAAGAAGCTGCCATGAGAAGTAGTCTAATTGAGcaaattgttgttgttggtcAGGTTAGCATATTTTTTACTTCCTGCGTCCTCGTCTTTTGTTGCCGCTATTATTGGTGTTCCAAAACCTTAACGTTGGTGTGTTCGATCACAATGTGCTACTTAGGACCAACGGCGGCTTGGAGCTATTGTTGTGCCGAACAAAGAAGAGGCTTTACGGGTCGCAAAAAAAGCGTCTTTTATCGATGCTGATGCTAGTGAACTAAGGAAAGATAAACTGATAAGCCTCGTACACGAGGAGTTGAGAAGATGGTCTGGATTTTTTTTTGCGTATTAAACTTGTGATTTGAAGTTGTCTTTTAAATCTTGTTCTTATCAAGCTTCCTTCCATAACAGGACTTCAGAGTGCTCGTTTCGAGTTGGCCCAATTCTAATTGTGGATGAGCCCTTCACGGTATGTGATCTTTACAATCATAAAACTGAAAGACGTGATTTTTCCACATATATGATCATGTTCGATACCTATTTTTCTTCGCTGTATTGCAGATTGATAGCGGTCTTATGACCCCAACCTTAAAGATCAAAAGAGATGTAGTGGCAGATAGATATAAAGATCAAATAGCTAATTTATACAAGCGAACATACCCGAACAGCTGACCAGGCACATTTTAAAACCTGCTAGCTGCAATTTATCGTACAGCAATTACATTAGTTTCTTTTCAATACTTTCTGTCCATTCCGAGGTTGTATGTAACCTTAAAAGGCTTTCTACTGTTGCCTTCGAAAAATGAATGAGAAAAACAAGATATTATACCAATGTACTTTGTGAAGAATAAGATGAAGAATGCTGAAAAGGATACTTTTGGGATACTGTTGTACAATAAGTTAGAATTATACCAAATCGTATTTATGTATTCCTAACTTTCTTAAAATAGAAAGCCATTGAGGGACCGGACTAAGTTGTTCATACGTGCTTTATTGTATTAACAATCAACATTTCATTATCTCAATGTTACATCTAGTGATCGGCGGATGAGATTTGTTGTTAAATGTACTTTTACTTACTCTTGTAAACAAAAGATTATAATTTCCACGCACATACTAGAGACTAAATTTACGAACATTAACATGGGATTTTCCCTATTAAGATCGTAACTAAATTCTTCCaccaagaaaataaaaatacaagttCATAAATTTACTACCATCACCCATTCCTTTACCAAACGGGCCAATCAGTATTACAAGCATAAATTCATTTACGTCGATGATCCACCTTTTCAGTGATCAAAGGGGCCAAAAATTTCTATTACATGCAATTCTGATCCTAAAAATTCTATCAAAACgaagacaaaataaaaacagGTTACAAAACTTGGAACTCATGTCGTTAAACTTTCTTGATATGATGAATGATTAAGGAGGTTCGTTTAGAGCTTCATGATACACCATTTGGTCATTTATCACATTTCTCGTTACCCGATGCCTTCTTTTTCCTCAACAGTTCTCTCTTTTCTTCCCTGAGAATGTTTCAACAAACGGCTGTTAGATGCAATAAAAGTATATGCTGACTAAAGGGGACAACGATATCTATGTAAACGAATAACGGCCGACTTTCCATTCATACGTTGAGGCCTTCAGGGCTCAAAAGAAAACCTAAGGCTGCAGTGGTAAAACGTTATCTTATACGTCATAGATAGTTTAGTATTTAGTAAAGACTAAAGCTCCGAAGTGTCTGAAATTCTAGCTCACCTTGCTCTTGAAACTTCTTCGCGGGTAGGAAagaccttcttcttcttcttctttggagGTGGCTCGTCTTTGACGTCCTCCTCCTTTAAAGTTGTCTTTGCggtctttttcttcttctttgtgGAAACAGATGAGGACTTTTTCTCACCATTATCTAAGGAAATAACATTCTCGGTCCCATTCTCTTGTGGCTCAACATCCTTTCTCAGACGTTTCTTAGTTTTCTCTACAACATTCTCATCAAGATCCACATCATGCTTTACTGTTTCAGATGGCAAATCAGAGCGTGGTCCGGGAATTGTGTTGCTTAACTTTTTCAACTGCAAAATGAAATCAAACATTCACGTCATAAAATGCAAGTTGACAACTTTGCAAACCAAGGATCCACAACTGGTCGCAAAGGTTTTTCGTCTCTTTCAAAAATGAAAGGTC
This genomic interval carries:
- the LOC130811404 gene encoding uncharacterized protein LOC130811404, which encodes METSLEVDFAFFIHILKFENFRRFFVAKNVGGYIIHNDPQKNLEVRSWHILFAKASLEECLDVASIISRYERAFGQHFNYNKSEISFSKGVPASVRQDIIMHLGVKEVDKHSKYLGLPTIVGRLKKENFLMLKDIVSKKLHAWKGKFIGVRLEIEGVRIGTTGLIRAIQRRKTTWGFKTSIPLIRRCLLNKGYDPSYTWRSLWGSKSLLTEGLAWRRCNGALINVWNDVWIPRNDGYISPVACPSIDSSLRVCDLINLGDMCWNINVLNNLFDPAIVAAILSIPLHSDPSVDILFWWPSSDGQYRVKSGYYLGLMGNNPSLLGKGSLCFNSLRHHRHCVDSLECSRCNVVVEDFHHALVECPKNVPIWSNNPATSLIASAPRVSSKGFLRWVIEHAFKEKMAIICASLWVVWLVRNRHCLENSNVDPVYASKSPGIPSSPKRNLLIDGWVKINFYAMVKEGACRGLGVVLRNSEGRVIATGTRKIESYWNVDTCEAAAAQFGLHVTFRLGVHYAHLEGDSINVIFLCTHVRRSGNSLTHEVAKWDTGVNQEQDIVLLFTKRYFQVQVVHALGPETLFPPLSFRITISECFTQIIDAK
- the LOC130814508 gene encoding probable acyl-activating enzyme 16, chloroplastic, with protein sequence MISCSYSLTSGLNFTSFNHSRLTLQLFHPNSRWVFTNFAPRYWKQIGSFQCRLSCICCQATQIETLQKRRCSPLLEHELLYNCVLLGSSEWTAVPDIWRTAAEKYGDQTALVDPYHEPSLKLTYKELEQQIMNFSEGLRVVGVTPAEKVALFADNSCRWLIADQGTMAMGAINVVRGSRSSKEELLHIYNHSESVALLVDNPQMFNGMADLFISQATIKFIILLWGDKSDLKEGVSDRISVFSYSEIIAMGKESRKKLADSYDARKQYLYEPINSDDVATLMYTSGTTGNPKGVMLTHQNLLHQIKNLKDVVPVKSGDKFLSMLPPWHAYERAAEYFIFSYGIQQVYTTVKNLKEDLKKYQPDYLISVPLVFETLYSAIQKQIAANPVVRKTIAVAFLKISLIYMDFKRIYEGKHLTRNQQEPSFLVAFVDWLWARVAASVLWPIHVLAKLLLYRKIQSAIGISKAGISGGGSLPVYVDKFFEAIDIVVQNGYGLTESSPVVAVRRPAYNVLGSAGHPLKLTEIKIVDADTDDVLSPGSKGIVKVRGPQVMKGYFKNPSATRQVLDGEGWLNTGDLGWIAPYHSAGRSRLCGGVLVLDGRAKDTIVLLTGENVEPSVIEEAAMRSSLIEQIVVVGQDQRRLGAIVVPNKEEALRVAKKASFIDADASELRKDKLISLVHEELRRWTSECSFRVGPILIVDEPFTIDSGLMTPTLKIKRDVVADRYKDQIANLYKRTYPNS